From the genome of Muricauda sp. SCSIO 64092, one region includes:
- a CDS encoding tyrosine-type recombinase/integrase produces the protein MYLNDFLSHCKTEKKLSEKTIEAYTSDLKQFKKYIKDEFDIQDFRSIQKEHIKKHLAHINKYAPRTVKRKIATLKVFYSHLLYEDCISENPFDKIRINIRVQKSLPSVLSLKEVTAILRQLQSQKLAASKSSMRYRQIVRNIAIVELLFATGIRVSELCFLQKSNIHSDFSTIKILGKGNKERIIPITNEETITALKDYHSLFEDKIKQNSYFFINRLNHRISEQSVRHLIKKISQESGIKRGVTPHVFRHTFATQLLEANINIRYIQELLGHSSINITQIYTHVSHQRTSEILKLKHPRNLISYN, from the coding sequence ATGTATTTAAACGACTTCTTGTCTCATTGTAAAACGGAAAAAAAACTAAGTGAAAAAACAATTGAGGCTTACACGTCAGATCTCAAACAATTCAAAAAATATATCAAAGACGAATTTGATATCCAGGATTTTAGATCAATTCAAAAAGAACATATTAAGAAGCATTTGGCTCACATCAATAAATATGCTCCCAGAACGGTCAAAAGAAAAATAGCAACCCTTAAGGTTTTCTATAGCCATCTCTTATATGAAGATTGCATTTCAGAAAATCCATTTGACAAAATACGGATTAACATAAGGGTCCAAAAGTCACTTCCCTCTGTGTTGTCATTAAAAGAGGTTACTGCAATACTTAGACAACTTCAATCTCAAAAATTGGCAGCTTCAAAAAGTTCAATGAGATATCGCCAAATTGTTAGAAATATAGCTATTGTAGAGTTGTTATTCGCTACGGGAATTCGCGTTTCAGAGCTTTGTTTTCTTCAAAAATCAAACATACATTCCGATTTCAGCACAATAAAAATCCTTGGTAAAGGAAATAAAGAACGTATCATTCCCATTACCAATGAGGAGACCATAACTGCTTTAAAAGACTACCATAGCTTATTTGAAGACAAAATAAAACAGAACTCTTACTTTTTTATCAATCGATTGAACCATAGGATTTCCGAACAATCTGTTCGTCATCTTATCAAAAAAATATCTCAAGAATCCGGGATTAAACGTGGTGTTACTCCGCACGTTTTCAGGCACACTTTTGCTACTCAGCTATTAGAAGCTAATATCAACATTAGATATATCCAGGAACTCTTGGGACACAGCTCCATTAACATAACCCAGATTTATACTCATGTTAGCCATCAAAGAACCTCAGAAATTCTTAAACTAAAGCATCCCCGTAATCTTATATCCTACAATTAG